The following is a genomic window from uncultured Umboniibacter sp..
ACTTTGAAGCCTTATTTTTACAGACCGTATTGAAGCAGATGCGATCAGCAAGTGATGTACTGGCACCTGAAGATAGCCCCCTATCGTCCAACAAACAGGGGGCATTCCGTGACATGCATGATCAGACCGTCGCACAGTCTCTCGCCGGCCAAGGGCAAGTTGGCATCGCTGCCATGATTGAGCGACAGCTCGACCCCGAAAAAGCGGGCGAAGCCGCAGCAGCGCTCAGAGAGATGCGATCTGAAGCCAGCGCGATGACGGTTTCATCCCTGAAAAAACCCATTGATACCTCATCACTATGAGCATTCATGCTGCGCAAACCGCACTGTCTGGATTAATGGTTGCGAAGGCCGGTTTGGACACCACCGCTCAAAACGTGGCGAATGCTACGACGGAAGGCTACACACGGCAGCGTGTTTCCGTTAACTCGATTGGCCCAGGCACGCAGGCTGGGCTAAGCGCGGGACGGGGTGTAGAAGTCACCGACATCCAGAGATTTGCTAGCAACTTCAATGACAGTCAACTTTGGAAAGCCACTAGTTTAGAGGCCAATGCCAATGAGCGCTTAGATGCTTACGAACGAATAGAAGAACTCTTTGGTCGCGATGGCGCCTCCATATCCTCAAATTTAGATTCTTTTTTCTCGGCACTTAGCGAGGCGACTACCCAGCCTGAGTCTTCGCCGCTCCGGCAGCAAATCATCGAGGAAGCTCGAGCGTTAACGCTGCAATTTAACAATGTTTCAAGCACACTCAACAATTTCCAGACATCTATTTATGATCAGTATCAAGATAAAGTCGCAAATGTAAATTCGCTGATCTCAGGGATCTCCGATATTAACGACAAGGTAGTCATCACCGAACGATCAGGCGGCAATTCTTCAGTATTGCTTGATCAACGTAATCGGCTAGTTGAAGATGTTGCCGCACTGATTGATATTGAGGTGAACTACAGTAGTGAGAATCGGCTTGAAATTGCCTTCGCTAGAGGTCTTCCTTTAATCGTCGGTTCTAGCTTCTCTTCCCTATCGGCGAATATTGATCCATCCAACGCCGATCGCATTCAATTGTCGGTACAAACACCGGGATCGCAGGTTTCAGTCACGCATCAATATGGCGGCGGTTTGGGCGCCTTAGCCGACTTCCACGAGTCGGCTGTGGGCGATTATGAAAATATAGTTAATGCCATGGCAACAACGCTGCACGATGAGGTCAACAGCCAACTTGCACTGGGTCAGGACCTAGTTGGTAACTTTGGCAGCGCTGTTAGCGCTCTATTCGTGATTGCGAATCCTTCAGATCCGGCAGGCTCCATTGGCGTTAACGAATCAATCGAACCCGATTTACTCGCCTTCTCTGCCTCCGTGGACGACGGCAACCCGCTTACCATCGATCAAATGACCCCAGGAGACTCCTCTAATCTGCTTGCTTTGAACCTAATCAAAGAGAGTTCGTACACGATAGCTGGATTGGGCAATGTCACCTTAAATGAAGCTTACGAATCACTCCTCGCTAATGTCGGCATTTTAACTCGTCAATCACAACGAGAATCCGACACTTACTCCATCCTTCACGCTCAAGCTAAGAGTAACCGAGAAGGATTGAGTGGTGTAAATAGTGACGAGGAAGCAACAAAATTGATGGAGTACAGCCAAGCCTATCAGGCCAATCTCAAAGTCCTCAATATAGTCAACGAGCTAATGGAAGACTTGTTTAATAATCTGAGGTAACCATGCGTGTAGCAGATAGCCAAGTTCGAACCTTAATGCAGCAGAGTCTTCAGACGTCGAATACTGAATTGGCGAAGGTAATGCAGCAAATCTCAACCGGAAAGCGACTCACTAAAATTAGTGATGACCCCTCGGCATCGCTAAAGCTTGAGAGTATCCGTAGCGAGCAAGAAGAATTGACTCAATATCAAAGTAATATCGAGACTGCCAAAACCGCACTTGCGCAGTCAGAGCAATTCCTATCGAGTACCAATGATACGCTACTTCGCATAAAGGACTTAGTCCTCTTCGCCAACAACGGCACTCGGTCACCGGATGATCTCAAAGGTATTTCAATCGAACTTGAGAACCTAAGAGATTCTTTGATCACACAATTCAATGCTCGTGATGGATCAGGTAGCTACCTGTTTTCCGGCACGTATAGTGATCAACCTGCGATAGTCGCTGGTACTAACCCTAACGAATATGTAGTGCAAGGAAACAGTAGTACACGAGAAACTCTCGTAGGTAGAGGCATTCGCATAGAAACTAACGTCACGGCGCAGGCGATGATTGGCAGTGGCGCTAATACGCTGACAGAATTAAGCGCTTTCATCTCCGACCTTGCTGTGGGGTCCGTTAACAGCTCGTCCGCCTCGAGCAGTCTCGACGCCGTCGACAGCATATTTTCGGAAGTGCAGAAATCCATTACCACGCTTGGCGGGCGGCAAAGTTTTCTTAACACTCATTCCGACAACATTGCCAGAAATAAACTATTCTTAGACAAAGTCAGTACCGAGATATCGTCACTCGATATGAGTGAGGCTTCTACCAGACTGCAGTCTTATCTTCAGGGTCTAGAAGCAAGCCACCTTACCTTCAAGCGAATCTCGGAACTCAACCTATTTAACTTAATGTAGAGTGTTTGAATGGCTATTGATCGCCTCGAAAACAGCGCCCCGCTAAAGCCCATTAAATCCGTGGTGGCAGATCGTAGATCTGATATGCCTCCCACGTTGGCTCCCATAAAGCGACCGGCGACAACGTCGCTTAATAGCGCAGCTAAACATGATCTTTCGCAGCTACGTGAAGCACAGTTTCACACTGCGCAAAAGTCCGTCGCAGAACCCGCGTTGAAAAAGCTCGGTAATCGTATGCTGCAAATGTGGCGATTACTGCCAACCATCGAGTCACCTGACTCATTCAATCAATTCACTCGCCTTGGTAAGTCACTAAATAATGTCATCGGCACCAGTACGTTCGATGGTGATACTATCATTGCCCAGGATTTGACCTTAAAGTTGGACCCGAATCGTGCCTTCCACTTTAACGCGGGAAGTGTCTCCACGCTGCCCGTTGAGCAGTCCTATACGGCTACCGTCTCAATAAAAGGTAAGGAACCTACACAACTGATTTTGTCATACCAAGAGGGTTGGCAAACCGAGGCGATTCATCAATCCGAAGCTAATCCGCTGAGAATCAACATCACTGACTCGGGTGAGCTCAACGCAATACTCTCAAAAGAAGAATTGCTGATTGCTCAAGGAGTGGTAAGCATTAATGTTAGCGCTAATGACACCGGCCAGGTAATGCAGCAGGAGGTGAACGCCCTGAAGGCAGCTAAACACCCAATTTTATCACTATCATATGCTGATTCAGAAAAGGAATTATTGATTAATTCTGGGCCTATAATCCAAGACGGCTTAAGAACAATAAAAGCTCAGCTTCAGGTATTAAATACCAGCCCTAACTCTCAGCCCCAGACGGCTTTATCAACCTTGTCGAAGGAAGAGGCATTAGCCATTGGCGCCAAAGTAGAAGCTCAGTTAGATCAAGGTTTTAAGGGGATTCATCGAGGCATAACGGTTCTACAGGGTCTAAGCGATAGATTGCTAAACGTGCTTCGATCCTGAAATGAGAGGCGGATGAACAACCTTAGCGATATTCTCGAAGATTAGTCCACTCATCTAGTAGTCGTTGCTCGTTGCGTTGAACTTCGCGCTGCCCTCGTCGGTGATGGTTGTTGACAAGCAGCTCCATTGCTTTACAACGCCTAAGTAATTCATCTCGCTGAAAACCTAAATCAAGAATACGAGCCTCAACCTGCGTAATGGCTTGGCTAATTCTCGCTTTATTACCCTCATGGTTCGCCTTAATTAAACACACTCCACTTAGCTCATGAGCTCCCAGTGAACCTGGGCCGCGGAGACTAGACTCCGCTGTATCTACGTACTTACGCTCGCCATCTATAGCCAACTGGAATTTTGCCAAAATTGCTTGCTGAGCTTGAAGCTTTATCACGATTTCATCCAGCTGTTTAGATAAAATCGTATGAGCTGTGTTGAGCGCTTGAAGCTTCATTATCCTGCCTTGCCATTGCCGCTTAGCAGGGCTTGAAGCTCGTTGAGGCCGGTGGTGGCATCCATCGGCGTACTGGGGGCCTGTTGAAGCCAGGTGCTGATCGCCGGATCTAAGTTGATTGCTTCATCGCGTTCGGCATCTACTCCGGAGACATAGGCCCCCAAAGGAATTAACTCACCGACTTCACGGAATAAGCTGATCATCCGCCGACATTTTCGCGCAAGCTGCAAGTGATCCTCGCTCACTAAGTCGTTCATACACCGTGATATTGACGCTGGAATATCGATTGCTGGATATTGGCCTTGAGAGGCAAGATCTCGCGAGAGCATAATGTGACCATCTAGAATAGCTCTAGCGGAGTCGACGAGGGGGTCTTGAGCATCATCACCCTCGGCAAGAACGGTGTATATGGCAGTGAGACTGCCCTGCTCCGATTCTCCATTACAAGCTCGTTCAATCAGCTGATTCAAAAGAGAGAAGACACTTGCAGGATAACCCTTCGAAATAGGAGCCTCGTTCAACGCCAAACCGATCTCACGCTGAGCCATACCTACTCGCGTGAGTGAGTCCATCAATAACAGAACATTTTTGCCTTGATCACGATAGTATTCTGCCACGGCATGAGTGCGTCGGGCCGCCGCAACGCGCATAACAGGTGATTCTTCTGCTGTTGCTGCGATAATGACCGCCTTCTCCGCCATTTCAGGCGTTAAGGTCTTCGCGATAAAATCACCTACTTCTCTACCTCTTTCACCCACGAGGCCTACTACTACAACGTCAACGTCTGAAAATCGAGTAATCATGTTAAGTAACACCGACTTACCAACGCCAGATCCTGCCACCAAACCAATACGCTGCCCTCGGCCGAGCGTCAGTAGGGAATCGATCGCCTTTACTCCCGTTTCCATAACCTCTTCAACACCACGACGCTTAATTAAGCTGGGTGGCGCCGCATTATTTGGACGGAATTCTTCGTAATTGATTTGTCCCAAGCCGTCAATCGCCTCGCCAAGTCCATTCACAGCTCTTCCTAATAATTGGAAACCCACTCCCGTTCCACTCGCTTGAGGACGATGATGAACACTCCCGCCGAAGTGTGCGCCGTTAGCATGTTGGTAGGGAATAAGCCGATAGAACTCACCATCAAACCCAACAACTTCACAGGCGAATCGACTCCCTGATTGGAAGCTAACATCGCAAACATCGCCCACACAGAAGTTTTCGCCCGTTGCCACAATCAAGAAACCATCGGACTTAATCACCTTAAAAGTCGGTCGCAATATCGTGACCGTATTGAGGTGTTCACTAACTGTCGTTAATTGTGCTGATAAATCCATTTCAGCTTTTGGCTTCGCTGGAGAATAGATCGTAGAGTATTCTGTGTAGCTGCTGCTCTGGATCTACCTTCAACTGCTGGCGGGGACTATCGAGGATAAATTGCCCACGTTTGAGGCTTGGGTCTATCGTGACACTTGTTAGCTCTTCATGAGGCTCAGACTTAATTAACGCCTCATCATCGGCTGAGATACTTAATACAAAAGCGCTGTCGCAACTCAGACCCTTTAATGCCGAAGATATCGTTTGATTAATCTTACGTTTAGGAGCAGTTAGCTCGTGGGATAAAATCTTTTCACAAATACCTTTAACGAGCTCCATCAATTGCTTTTTCTCACTAAGCTGAAAATCCAACTTTAGACTGTTCAGCTCCACGATCAGCTCGTTAATGGATCCCTCATAATGTTGTTGGACCTCCAAAAGCTTTGCTTCGAGCGCTTTCTCGGCCGCTTCTTCTAGTTCTTGTCTCGCTTGCTTCAGGCCGTCTTTATAACCTTGGTCAAAGCCCATCTGACGGGTTTCTTCAGTAGTTGGTGATGCACTAATTGGAGCTTCACTTGACGGCGGAAATGCCGACGGCACTGGAGTCAAATCTGCTTGAGATTTCGCCCTTTTGGTCCGCGGCATAATAAAGAGTTTTCGATTCTCTGTCGGTGTTGTTGGTATCCATTGAAGCATCTCAGCTTACTCCCTTCTCATCAGTCATCACCAGCGTCACATCGCCCTGACGCGCCAGAGACTTAATATGCTCCATGATCTCCTTCCGCGCTTGATCAATCTTTGCCTTGGGCTGCGGGCCGGTTATCTGCTCTTGCTCATCCAACGAAGTTCTCATTCGATTGGGCATCGACGCACGGACCTTATTGATAATGCTAGGATCAGCGCCACGCAGAGCAATAGCCCAATCGTTGACATTAATTGCTTGCACTACTTGATCTAAAGTCCTCTCAGTTTGGACTGCAAGCACATTGAAGTCGTAACGGAGATTCTCGATCTCCTCGAGAAGATCTTCACTGTGCTCTCGTATTAAGTCGAGCAGCCGGTCTGAGTCTCCGTCGTATACATTAATAATATCCGCCACCTGTTTAACGCCATCTACGGTAGAGTTATCAAGCGCTGATGCGGCATCTAGACAGCGGTCAACTAAGTTACTTAGATCTTCAGCTATATCTTCGTCAACAGCGGTTATTTTCGCGATTTTAAGGACTAAATCGTCCCCCATTTTCGTTGGTAACGTCGTAATGATTGACGCCGATGCCTTGGGCGACATCAAAGACAAAAATATTGCCGCCATTTGCGGATGCTCATGCTCCAACTGAGAACCTATGATCCGGGGGTTGCAGTGCTCTAAAATCTCCATTTTTTGCTCTAGTTCGTCACCGAAAATTTTCGTGAGAACGTTCTTAGCCAAATCCCCGCCAACCGATTTCTCTAAGGTGTTCTGTAGGAAATCCTTTGAAGCCGCTTTAATACCGGAATGTTGGCCATAGGAATCGAAGAATTCAGTTAGTACCTCATTCGCCTGTTCGCTATTGACGGTACTCAAACTGGTCATCGCATTAGATATGGCTTGGATTTGATACTGATCAAAGTATTTCAAAACCTTTGCAGCAGAGTCTTCGCCCATCCCCAAAAGGGTGAGCGCAGTTTTCTCAATGGGAGTCAGCATCACATTTCTCCGCGTTTAACTTTATTCATTTGGCCAACCTTTTAGTACTTCAGCTACTTTCTCGGCATCTTCGTCAGCCAAGCTTCGTAGATGAGAGAGCTGAATGTGTATCGGAGATCCTGGTCTGGGAAGTTGACCCGGCTGGATTATCTCATCCTCTTTGATCGCGTAGTTTTGGAGTTCTTCTTCGTCAAACTCCGCAGTGTTATCATCCTCACCGCTATGAGCTAATTTGGCAGGCACTGGGTAAGGCGTTGCACCGGTTGTAATAGATCTCACCAAGGGGCGGACTACGACCAGGGTCAGAAGCAATACGGTAACGAGCCCTAAGCCATAGCGACCCCACTGTTGCATAGCAGGCTGCTCGTACCATTCAACAGTTCGCGCCGCAAACTCAACGGGTGGAGCAAAATTAAATGCTGAAATAACGAGTGAATCCCCGCGCACATCGTCCACCCCAAGCGCCGCAGATAAGGTCTCCGATATTCGGTCGAGCTCCTCTTGAGAGAACTCTCCTGTCGCTCCGTTTGCAACAGCATTATTCAATACCACCGCTACACTTAGACGTTCAATTTCGCCCTGCCGATACTGTGTGGTGATTTCTCGCTGACCCTGGGCAAACGTTCTCCGCTCCTCCGAATTCTCGAGGCGCTGTTCAACCACTTCCTCTGTGACAGGATTATCCGCAGTAATCTCTGTAGGTGGTGGTGGCTGATTACTTAAGGTTCCAGGAATACCAATCGCGGCGCGTTCTGGTGAAGAAGAATTAATGAGTGTTTCCTGGACCACGGTGGGATCACCTTCCAACACCGCAGCAGTTTCTCGACGAACGTCAAAATTTAGATCTGCTGTGGCTTGGACTTGAAAGTTGCCAGCACCAAAAAGAGGTAATAGCATGCGTGATGCTCTCTCCACTAGTTCTCGCTCAAAGTTTCGTTGATATTGAACCAGCCGTTCGTCGAAGGATCCGTCCAGTTCATTGCCGATTTCCGCACTCAACAGGTTGCCAAACTGATCGCTCACTGCAACATCCTGCTGTTGCATGCCGGAAACACTTGCTGCAACGAGATTAACCACCGCCTCCACCGCGTCCTTACTTAGCGGCTG
Proteins encoded in this region:
- a CDS encoding FliI/YscN family ATPase, which codes for MDLSAQLTTVSEHLNTVTILRPTFKVIKSDGFLIVATGENFCVGDVCDVSFQSGSRFACEVVGFDGEFYRLIPYQHANGAHFGGSVHHRPQASGTGVGFQLLGRAVNGLGEAIDGLGQINYEEFRPNNAAPPSLIKRRGVEEVMETGVKAIDSLLTLGRGQRIGLVAGSGVGKSVLLNMITRFSDVDVVVVGLVGERGREVGDFIAKTLTPEMAEKAVIIAATAEESPVMRVAAARRTHAVAEYYRDQGKNVLLLMDSLTRVGMAQREIGLALNEAPISKGYPASVFSLLNQLIERACNGESEQGSLTAIYTVLAEGDDAQDPLVDSARAILDGHIMLSRDLASQGQYPAIDIPASISRCMNDLVSEDHLQLARKCRRMISLFREVGELIPLGAYVSGVDAERDEAINLDPAISTWLQQAPSTPMDATTGLNELQALLSGNGKAG
- the flgL gene encoding flagellar hook-associated protein FlgL is translated as MRVADSQVRTLMQQSLQTSNTELAKVMQQISTGKRLTKISDDPSASLKLESIRSEQEELTQYQSNIETAKTALAQSEQFLSSTNDTLLRIKDLVLFANNGTRSPDDLKGISIELENLRDSLITQFNARDGSGSYLFSGTYSDQPAIVAGTNPNEYVVQGNSSTRETLVGRGIRIETNVTAQAMIGSGANTLTELSAFISDLAVGSVNSSSASSSLDAVDSIFSEVQKSITTLGGRQSFLNTHSDNIARNKLFLDKVSTEISSLDMSEASTRLQSYLQGLEASHLTFKRISELNLFNLM
- the flgK gene encoding flagellar hook-associated protein FlgK, encoding MSIHAAQTALSGLMVAKAGLDTTAQNVANATTEGYTRQRVSVNSIGPGTQAGLSAGRGVEVTDIQRFASNFNDSQLWKATSLEANANERLDAYERIEELFGRDGASISSNLDSFFSALSEATTQPESSPLRQQIIEEARALTLQFNNVSSTLNNFQTSIYDQYQDKVANVNSLISGISDINDKVVITERSGGNSSVLLDQRNRLVEDVAALIDIEVNYSSENRLEIAFARGLPLIVGSSFSSLSANIDPSNADRIQLSVQTPGSQVSVTHQYGGGLGALADFHESAVGDYENIVNAMATTLHDEVNSQLALGQDLVGNFGSAVSALFVIANPSDPAGSIGVNESIEPDLLAFSASVDDGNPLTIDQMTPGDSSNLLALNLIKESSYTIAGLGNVTLNEAYESLLANVGILTRQSQRESDTYSILHAQAKSNREGLSGVNSDEEATKLMEYSQAYQANLKVLNIVNELMEDLFNNLR
- a CDS encoding FliH/SctL family protein; translated protein: MLQWIPTTPTENRKLFIMPRTKRAKSQADLTPVPSAFPPSSEAPISASPTTEETRQMGFDQGYKDGLKQARQELEEAAEKALEAKLLEVQQHYEGSINELIVELNSLKLDFQLSEKKQLMELVKGICEKILSHELTAPKRKINQTISSALKGLSCDSAFVLSISADDEALIKSEPHEELTSVTIDPSLKRGQFILDSPRQQLKVDPEQQLHRILYDLFSSEAKS
- a CDS encoding rod-binding protein, with translation MIDPNQNSIQSPSAPTVADANKPNSGLSDAAKDFEALFLQTVLKQMRSASDVLAPEDSPLSSNKQGAFRDMHDQTVAQSLAGQGQVGIAAMIERQLDPEKAGEAAAALREMRSEASAMTVSSLKKPIDTSSL
- the fliF gene encoding flagellar basal-body MS-ring/collar protein FliF; translation: MTAASAEGEGNPSLKDRLLSITQSQRSNAIVIGILAISLAGIIVAWMWGASANYKPLYADQDQYPTGDVIAVLEAENIPYELDLATGRVYVRDGTVASTRMLLASRSVLPTRPQGFELLDDISPLGTSQFMESSRYKRGLEGELALTIMGLESVRNARVHLAIPERTLFIRETGFNPSASVLLELVNNQPLSKDAVEAVVNLVAASVSGMQQQDVAVSDQFGNLLSAEIGNELDGSFDERLVQYQRNFERELVERASRMLLPLFGAGNFQVQATADLNFDVRRETAAVLEGDPTVVQETLINSSSPERAAIGIPGTLSNQPPPPTEITADNPVTEEVVEQRLENSEERRTFAQGQREITTQYRQGEIERLSVAVVLNNAVANGATGEFSQEELDRISETLSAALGVDDVRGDSLVISAFNFAPPVEFAARTVEWYEQPAMQQWGRYGLGLVTVLLLTLVVVRPLVRSITTGATPYPVPAKLAHSGEDDNTAEFDEEELQNYAIKEDEIIQPGQLPRPGSPIHIQLSHLRSLADEDAEKVAEVLKGWPNE
- a CDS encoding FliG C-terminal domain-containing protein is translated as MLTPIEKTALTLLGMGEDSAAKVLKYFDQYQIQAISNAMTSLSTVNSEQANEVLTEFFDSYGQHSGIKAASKDFLQNTLEKSVGGDLAKNVLTKIFGDELEQKMEILEHCNPRIIGSQLEHEHPQMAAIFLSLMSPKASASIITTLPTKMGDDLVLKIAKITAVDEDIAEDLSNLVDRCLDAASALDNSTVDGVKQVADIINVYDGDSDRLLDLIREHSEDLLEEIENLRYDFNVLAVQTERTLDQVVQAINVNDWAIALRGADPSIINKVRASMPNRMRTSLDEQEQITGPQPKAKIDQARKEIMEHIKSLARQGDVTLVMTDEKGVS